A portion of the Actomonas aquatica genome contains these proteins:
- a CDS encoding RsmB/NOP family class I SAM-dependent RNA methyltransferase, with product MRLLVKWREDEERVDWLLESLPADMPAGERARVQALLVGTVRHLGRIDGHLDALMTRPPRPTVWAGLAVAGFELLEGGADEGLKARVCHHLVEQVKRLATAKEAGFANAVVRKLAAALAADVEPAADAPMADWARWGSHPDWLVQRWKMKFNQDAAVAFLRWNQSAAPVLVRWRGEAAAKAELPEWLTPIEGAPDFFSAEPGHWPELAAWIERGEMQVQDAATRHAVDLLQVQPGETVLDLCAAPGGKSLAIADRLGGSGQVVAMDLPGRRMPRLQRNLEAAPSGVKATVVAGNVMQGAARVLTAKNLPTTYAAVLLDVPCSNTGVMRHRVDVKWRLQPDSFRRHAIQQLDMLLAAAERVAPGGRLVYSTCSVDPEENEQVVAAFVRRSHGAFKLEESVMSLPWETGHDGAGAFRLRRV from the coding sequence GTGCGCCTTCTCGTGAAGTGGCGGGAGGACGAGGAACGGGTGGATTGGTTGCTGGAGTCGCTGCCGGCGGACATGCCGGCAGGTGAGCGGGCGCGGGTGCAGGCACTGCTCGTCGGCACAGTGCGTCACCTTGGCCGGATCGATGGTCATCTTGATGCGCTAATGACGCGGCCGCCGCGGCCGACGGTGTGGGCGGGGCTGGCCGTGGCCGGCTTTGAATTGCTGGAAGGCGGGGCCGACGAAGGCCTGAAAGCGCGGGTCTGCCACCACTTGGTGGAGCAGGTGAAGCGGCTCGCGACGGCCAAGGAGGCGGGTTTCGCCAATGCCGTGGTGCGCAAACTCGCGGCGGCGCTGGCGGCCGATGTTGAACCGGCCGCAGACGCGCCGATGGCGGACTGGGCCCGGTGGGGCTCGCATCCGGACTGGTTGGTGCAGCGCTGGAAAATGAAATTTAACCAGGACGCCGCCGTCGCGTTCCTGCGTTGGAATCAGTCGGCGGCGCCGGTCCTCGTGCGTTGGCGCGGGGAGGCTGCGGCCAAAGCGGAGCTGCCGGAGTGGCTGACGCCGATCGAAGGAGCGCCGGACTTTTTCTCGGCCGAACCCGGCCACTGGCCGGAGTTGGCGGCGTGGATCGAGCGCGGCGAGATGCAGGTGCAGGACGCGGCGACGCGTCACGCAGTCGACCTGTTGCAGGTGCAACCCGGAGAGACTGTGCTCGATTTGTGTGCCGCGCCGGGGGGAAAGAGTCTGGCCATCGCCGATCGTCTTGGCGGGTCGGGGCAAGTCGTGGCGATGGATCTGCCGGGGCGGCGCATGCCGCGACTGCAGCGCAATCTCGAAGCGGCGCCGAGCGGCGTGAAAGCCACCGTGGTGGCGGGCAACGTGATGCAGGGCGCGGCGCGAGTGCTGACGGCGAAGAATTTGCCGACGACTTACGCGGCGGTGTTGCTCGACGTGCCGTGCTCAAACACCGGGGTGATGCGTCATCGGGTGGATGTGAAGTGGCGGTTGCAGCCGGACAGTTTTCGCCGACACGCCATTCAGCAGCTCGATATGTTGCTGGCGGCTGCTGAGCGCGTGGCGCCGGGCGGTCGGTTGGTTTACAGCACCTGCAGTGTGGATCCGGAAGAGAACGAGCAGGTTGTGGCCGCATTCGTGCGACGCAGCCACGGAGCCTTCAAACTGGAGGAGTCGGTGATGAGCCTGCCGTGGGAAACGGGGCACGATGGCGCCGGGGCGTTTCGCCTGCGCCGAGTGTAG
- the greA gene encoding transcription elongation factor GreA: MEPEAYVVHRSWGFGQIKSYDEATERLIIDFQDKPGHAMDPAFCVSTMDVLPANHILARKETEPDTIKDLIDNNPAQLVVEALQAYPSQATTAIDLEITLAQAVGESKFKKWWSAAKKVVAKDPRIAVPAKKTELYVLRETPVSAKDELIEAFLGTRSARRRIALAEKLITAIDEKDEDSEELTKVLHIVTESVRESNQLELAERLYGAAIRDDLAGLAGVDVATLEPSQGEIIADVRDLPEIADAIPVGFQSRLLELIKATHPIESRDVVFNLLKSSQGKFTTECINFLVENGYSDDLAETFKRWQVEQNLRAPVLLWIVKNRNSKKFASLLNDLITPRLLSAIFFAIDYEALQAASARRIPLADILSDDPDLIADLLSTADPETARDLANTLMLNQGFEELTKKSLLARFIKIFPATQSLVAGDAEAKEEALLVSRESYERRHEEYDLIVTKKIPENSKAIATAREHGDLKENSEYKMAKQDQSVLMAQKAQLEKDLANARITDFSEAATDMIGVGSIVSLKNLGNGQTPTYKVLGAWDSDPDNFIIAYKTPLGQALLGKRVGEQVKVKIGNTEEDYEITGLKRIVDQQA, encoded by the coding sequence ATGGAGCCCGAGGCTTATGTGGTTCATCGCAGTTGGGGCTTCGGGCAAATCAAGAGCTATGACGAGGCCACCGAGCGCCTGATCATCGACTTCCAGGACAAGCCGGGCCACGCGATGGATCCCGCCTTCTGCGTGAGCACGATGGATGTGTTGCCCGCCAACCACATCCTCGCCCGCAAGGAGACCGAGCCCGACACGATCAAGGACCTGATCGACAACAACCCGGCTCAGCTCGTCGTCGAGGCTCTGCAGGCCTACCCGTCCCAAGCCACCACCGCTATCGACCTCGAAATCACCCTCGCCCAAGCCGTCGGTGAATCGAAATTCAAAAAATGGTGGTCTGCCGCCAAGAAGGTCGTCGCCAAGGACCCGCGCATCGCCGTGCCGGCCAAAAAGACCGAGCTCTACGTCCTGCGTGAAACCCCGGTTTCCGCCAAAGACGAGCTCATCGAAGCCTTCCTTGGCACCCGCTCCGCCCGCCGCCGTATCGCTCTGGCGGAAAAGCTCATCACCGCCATCGACGAAAAGGACGAAGACTCCGAGGAGCTCACCAAGGTCCTGCACATCGTGACCGAGTCCGTGCGTGAGTCCAACCAGCTCGAACTCGCCGAGCGTCTTTACGGTGCTGCCATTCGTGACGATCTGGCCGGCCTCGCCGGTGTCGATGTCGCCACCCTCGAACCCTCTCAGGGCGAAATCATCGCCGATGTCCGCGACCTGCCGGAAATCGCCGACGCCATCCCGGTCGGTTTCCAGAGCCGTCTGCTTGAGCTCATCAAAGCGACTCACCCGATCGAAAGCCGCGACGTGGTCTTCAATCTCCTGAAGTCCTCCCAAGGCAAATTCACCACCGAGTGCATCAATTTCCTCGTTGAAAACGGCTACTCCGACGACCTCGCCGAAACCTTCAAGCGTTGGCAAGTGGAGCAAAACCTCCGCGCCCCGGTGCTGCTCTGGATCGTCAAGAACCGGAACTCCAAGAAGTTCGCCAGCCTCCTCAACGACCTCATCACGCCGCGTCTGCTGAGCGCTATCTTCTTCGCCATCGACTACGAGGCCCTGCAGGCCGCCTCCGCGCGCCGCATCCCGCTCGCCGACATCCTCAGCGACGACCCGGACCTCATTGCCGACCTGCTCTCCACGGCCGATCCGGAGACCGCCCGCGACCTCGCCAATACCCTCATGCTCAACCAGGGCTTCGAGGAACTCACCAAGAAGTCGCTGCTGGCCCGCTTCATCAAAATCTTCCCGGCCACCCAGTCTCTCGTCGCCGGCGACGCCGAGGCCAAGGAGGAAGCCCTCCTCGTCTCCCGCGAGAGCTACGAGCGCCGCCACGAGGAATACGACCTCATCGTCACCAAGAAGATTCCGGAGAACTCCAAGGCCATCGCCACCGCGCGTGAGCACGGCGACCTTAAGGAGAACTCCGAATACAAGATGGCGAAACAGGACCAATCCGTGCTCATGGCCCAGAAGGCCCAGCTCGAGAAGGACCTCGCCAACGCTCGTATCACCGACTTCTCCGAAGCCGCCACCGACATGATCGGCGTGGGCTCCATCGTTTCCCTCAAGAACCTCGGTAACGGCCAGACCCCGACCTACAAGGTCCTCGGCGCCTGGGATTCCGATCCGGACAACTTCATCATCGCTTACAAAACCCCGCTCGGCCAGGCCCTCCTCGGCAAGCGTGTCGGTGAGCAGGTGAAGGTGAAGATCGGCAACACCGAAGAGGACTACGAGATCACGGGCCTCAAACGCATCGTTGATCAGCAGGCCTAA
- a CDS encoding pyridoxamine 5'-phosphate oxidase family protein has product MNENFTHLAFGPSALSLQERYGSRFAYSRVAQSGERFRLTPSEIDFIRERDGFYFSSVGANGWPYVQFRGGPTGFLKILDERTLGFADFGGNKQFISMGNMADDGRVVLFLMDYARRQRLKIWAEARWTYAEEDPELINRLQDPTYPAGRAERAVVLTLRAYDWNCPQHIPQRYTLDEIRRDPDLLRQLGTAA; this is encoded by the coding sequence ATGAACGAGAACTTCACCCACCTCGCTTTCGGCCCTTCTGCCCTCTCTCTTCAGGAACGCTACGGTTCACGCTTCGCCTACTCTCGGGTCGCGCAATCCGGCGAGCGCTTCAGGCTCACGCCTTCCGAGATCGATTTTATCCGCGAGCGAGACGGTTTCTACTTCTCATCCGTTGGAGCCAACGGCTGGCCCTACGTCCAGTTTCGCGGCGGTCCCACGGGCTTCCTGAAGATTCTCGATGAGCGCACCCTCGGTTTCGCCGATTTCGGCGGCAACAAGCAGTTCATCAGCATGGGCAACATGGCCGACGACGGACGGGTGGTCCTGTTCCTGATGGATTACGCGCGCCGCCAGCGTCTCAAAATCTGGGCTGAAGCCCGCTGGACCTACGCTGAAGAGGACCCCGAGCTTATCAATCGCCTGCAGGATCCGACCTACCCGGCGGGGCGCGCCGAACGCGCCGTCGTGCTCACCCTCCGTGCCTACGACTGGAACTGCCCTCAGCACATTCCGCAGCGCTACACCCTCGATGAGATCCGCCGCGATCCGGACCTGCTCCGTCAACTTGGCACCGCCGCCTGA
- a CDS encoding TetR/AcrR family transcriptional regulator, protein MAIEPNKSRKEQLLDVASYLFYEQGYHATGIKQIIEKAGIAKGTFFSHFQSKEQLGVAWLHKRHHTWNSWLQAYLSDQDPTPMGQILGIFNFVERWMQDCDYRGCAFLNALSEMPDATNPLRKEILEHKQDLLNQLEHLVSRLKPEESPEAHLALAHSLLVLLSGCITEMQVFRALWPIDAARRAACALIERK, encoded by the coding sequence ATGGCCATTGAACCCAACAAGTCCCGCAAAGAACAGCTACTCGATGTAGCATCCTACCTGTTTTACGAACAGGGATACCATGCGACTGGCATCAAGCAGATCATTGAGAAAGCTGGTATCGCCAAGGGCACCTTTTTTTCTCACTTCCAATCCAAGGAGCAACTCGGCGTCGCTTGGTTGCATAAGCGCCACCATACTTGGAATAGCTGGCTCCAAGCTTACCTCTCTGATCAAGACCCCACTCCCATGGGGCAAATCTTGGGGATCTTTAACTTCGTCGAGCGGTGGATGCAGGACTGCGACTACCGCGGTTGCGCCTTTCTCAACGCGCTTTCCGAAATGCCCGACGCAACCAATCCGTTGCGAAAGGAAATTCTCGAACATAAGCAGGATCTCCTGAACCAGTTGGAACACTTGGTCAGCCGGTTGAAACCGGAAGAGTCCCCCGAGGCCCACCTCGCTTTGGCTCATTCCCTGTTGGTGCTCCTCTCTGGTTGCATCACCGAAATGCAGGTCTTTCGCGCGCTTTGGCCAATAGACGCCGCCCGTCGCGCCGCCTGTGCGCTGATCGAACGAAAGTAA
- a CDS encoding nuclear transport factor 2 family protein has protein sequence MNQTKSPPEARPPFPPFTHETALAKIAAAENAWNTRDPQKVSLAYTPDCEWRNRDQFIHGRQEIQNFLSAKWAKEHDYRLRKHLWCFSGNRIAVTFEYEWHDQDGQWYRSHGNENWEFAPNGLMRRRVASINDQPIAASERKFYWQRDGETVVPTNQPPAKAA, from the coding sequence ATGAACCAAACCAAATCTCCCCCCGAAGCGCGGCCTCCGTTTCCGCCCTTCACCCACGAAACTGCCCTGGCGAAAATCGCCGCGGCCGAAAACGCTTGGAACACCCGCGACCCGCAAAAGGTGAGCCTCGCCTACACGCCCGACTGCGAGTGGCGCAATCGGGATCAATTCATCCACGGCCGGCAGGAGATTCAGAATTTCCTCTCCGCCAAATGGGCCAAGGAACACGACTACCGCCTGCGCAAACACCTCTGGTGCTTCAGCGGCAATCGCATCGCCGTGACCTTCGAATACGAATGGCACGATCAGGACGGCCAGTGGTATCGCTCCCACGGGAACGAGAACTGGGAGTTTGCCCCCAACGGCCTCATGCGCCGCCGCGTCGCCAGCATCAACGACCAGCCCATTGCCGCCAGTGAGCGTAAATTCTATTGGCAACGAGACGGCGAAACCGTCGTCCCAACCAATCAACCTCCGGCCAAAGCCGCCTGA
- a CDS encoding RNA polymerase sigma factor has translation MTTDLDIEAIAEEHYVPLFRFAASLTRESHTASDLTQQAFLALARNSHAVRDRSRVKSWLHTTVYREFLHNRTRQNRWTDTENMPETADHSAVPGTGFGRDEKEAVRKGIDSLEPMYRDTLRLRYLQGMDYRSIAKHLNIPIGTVMSRLSRAHRRLASYIQDSASEVLTTCLAR, from the coding sequence ATGACCACCGATCTCGATATCGAAGCCATCGCCGAGGAGCATTACGTGCCCCTCTTTCGTTTCGCCGCCTCCCTCACCCGTGAGTCCCACACGGCCTCCGATCTCACCCAGCAGGCCTTCCTCGCTCTGGCCCGCAACAGCCACGCCGTTCGCGATCGCTCCCGGGTGAAAAGCTGGCTGCACACCACCGTATATCGGGAGTTCCTCCACAACCGCACCCGCCAGAATCGTTGGACCGACACGGAGAATATGCCGGAAACCGCCGACCACTCCGCCGTCCCTGGCACCGGCTTCGGCCGCGACGAAAAGGAAGCCGTGCGCAAGGGCATCGATTCCCTCGAGCCGATGTATCGCGACACCCTGCGCCTGCGTTACCTGCAGGGCATGGACTACCGCTCCATCGCCAAGCATCTCAACATCCCCATCGGCACGGTCATGTCGCGCCTCTCCCGGGCCCACCGTCGCTTGGCGAGCTACATCCAAGACTCCGCGTCTGAAGTGCTCACCACCTGCCTCGCCCGCTAA
- a CDS encoding M48 family metallopeptidase, translating into MVLQIALALILLRLVAEWVLSLLNRQEVRRHAEQAPPAVAAIMDEATYRKSVDYTLAKIRFGNLSNLFDTGVLALVIVCGFLPWLFAQVGAWAPAAKWDDALYVIIVFVLLSIPGLPFDWWSQFRLEEQFGFNKSTVSLWLTDKVKGLVLGFVIGFPLLWGLLALVDWVGSNWWLWATGLLFAFQLLMLVLYPKLILPLFNKLTPLPEGELRDRLMALGDRTGFEASTIEVIDGSKRSGHSNAYFTGFGRFRRIVLFDTLIEQLTPEELEAVLAHEVGHYKRGHIPQRLVIGLVTLLLSFGALAWLMEAPWFLAGFGFPSGELAPALLLFALLSGVVTFWFTPISNVLSRKHEYQADAFAQDAMGSDTPLVGALRKLASKNLSNMTPHPWFSGFYYSHPTIVERERAMAARTPA; encoded by the coding sequence ATGGTTTTGCAGATCGCGCTCGCGCTCATTCTCCTGCGGCTCGTCGCCGAATGGGTGCTCTCCCTTCTCAATCGTCAGGAAGTGCGTCGGCACGCCGAGCAGGCGCCGCCCGCCGTGGCCGCGATCATGGACGAGGCGACCTACCGAAAGTCGGTGGACTACACGCTGGCCAAGATCCGGTTCGGCAACCTCTCCAACCTGTTTGATACCGGCGTGCTCGCACTGGTGATCGTCTGCGGATTTCTGCCGTGGCTCTTCGCCCAGGTGGGGGCGTGGGCGCCGGCCGCGAAGTGGGACGACGCGCTGTATGTGATCATCGTGTTCGTGCTGCTGAGCATTCCGGGGCTGCCGTTCGATTGGTGGAGCCAGTTTCGCTTGGAGGAGCAGTTCGGCTTCAACAAGAGCACAGTTTCGCTGTGGCTGACCGACAAGGTGAAGGGGCTCGTCCTCGGCTTCGTGATCGGATTCCCGCTGCTGTGGGGTCTGCTCGCGCTGGTCGATTGGGTGGGGAGCAACTGGTGGCTGTGGGCGACCGGACTGCTCTTTGCCTTCCAGCTGCTCATGCTGGTGCTTTACCCGAAACTCATCCTGCCGCTCTTCAATAAACTCACCCCGTTGCCGGAGGGCGAGCTGCGCGACCGGCTCATGGCGCTGGGCGACCGCACGGGTTTCGAAGCTTCCACCATTGAGGTGATCGACGGCAGCAAACGCTCCGGGCACTCCAACGCTTACTTCACCGGCTTTGGCCGTTTTCGCCGTATTGTGCTCTTCGATACGCTCATCGAACAACTCACGCCGGAGGAACTGGAGGCGGTGCTGGCGCACGAGGTGGGCCACTACAAGCGCGGGCACATCCCGCAGCGCCTCGTGATCGGCCTGGTCACGTTGCTTTTGTCCTTCGGGGCGCTGGCGTGGCTCATGGAGGCACCGTGGTTTTTGGCGGGGTTTGGTTTCCCGAGCGGCGAACTCGCCCCGGCGCTGCTGCTCTTTGCGCTGCTCAGCGGCGTGGTGACGTTCTGGTTCACGCCGATCAGCAACGTGCTGTCGCGGAAACATGAATACCAGGCCGATGCCTTCGCGCAGGACGCCATGGGCAGCGACACGCCGCTGGTCGGGGCGCTGCGTAAGCTCGCGAGCAAAAACCTGAGCAACATGACGCCGCACCCGTGGTTCAGCGGGTTTTATTATTCGCACCCGACGATCGTGGAGCGGGAGCGGGCGATGGCGGCACGGACTCCGGCATGA
- a CDS encoding ArsR/SmtB family transcription factor, producing the protein MNGTWDTLKLLSDPTRVRLLSLLRTEELSVSEIEEILGMAQSRISSQLAQLRNAELVRDRRDGKRAYYALHPRIAPAVAQLIDAACSAAASHEPELADDQANLERVLQKRRAHQEQYFNLIAGKLGKNYCPGRSWEAIGHLALRLAPQIEIADLGAGEGLISQLLARRAAKVWCIDNSPRMVEVGTELAKKNGLANLTYKLGDIEHVPLPDASVDLAILSQALHHAQHPQNAIKEAARILRPGGQLLLLDLKEHTFEKAHELYADVWLGFSENDLHRYLRQAGFDQVEVTVVSREEKAPYFETLLASGFKPID; encoded by the coding sequence GTGAACGGCACTTGGGACACCCTTAAGCTTCTCTCCGACCCCACCCGAGTGCGGTTGCTCTCGCTCCTGCGCACCGAGGAACTCTCCGTGAGTGAAATCGAAGAGATTCTCGGCATGGCCCAATCGCGCATTTCCTCGCAGCTCGCCCAGCTGCGTAACGCCGAGCTGGTGCGCGATCGGCGCGATGGCAAACGCGCCTACTACGCCCTGCATCCGCGCATCGCCCCCGCCGTGGCTCAACTCATCGATGCCGCCTGCTCCGCCGCCGCCAGCCACGAACCCGAACTCGCCGATGATCAGGCCAACCTCGAACGCGTGCTGCAAAAACGCCGCGCCCATCAGGAGCAGTATTTTAACCTCATCGCCGGCAAATTGGGCAAAAACTACTGCCCCGGCCGCTCTTGGGAAGCCATCGGTCACCTGGCTCTGCGCCTCGCCCCACAGATCGAAATCGCCGACCTCGGCGCCGGCGAAGGCCTCATCTCCCAACTCCTGGCTCGTCGTGCGGCCAAGGTCTGGTGCATCGACAATTCTCCGCGCATGGTCGAGGTCGGCACCGAACTCGCGAAGAAAAACGGTCTCGCCAACCTCACCTACAAACTTGGTGACATCGAGCACGTGCCTCTGCCCGACGCCTCTGTCGATCTCGCCATCCTGAGCCAGGCCTTGCACCACGCCCAGCACCCGCAGAACGCCATCAAGGAAGCCGCCCGCATCCTGCGTCCCGGCGGTCAATTGCTCTTGCTCGATCTGAAGGAACACACGTTCGAAAAAGCGCACGAGCTCTACGCCGACGTCTGGCTCGGCTTCAGCGAAAACGACCTGCACCGCTACTTGCGCCAGGCTGGATTCGACCAGGTGGAAGTCACCGTCGTCAGTCGGGAAGAAAAGGCGCCGTATTTCGAGACCCTGCTCGCCAGCGGCTTCAAACCGATCGACTAG
- a CDS encoding aspartyl protease family protein, with amino-acid sequence MNLRRNVCRSLFGSALALLLTSCQTGPQTGSTGTIELAAMPVIAGPIAKTRVELPMQLVGGLVVVETQGEDGPWRFLIDSGASRTLVSPEFAIRYVSRPVDPNPPKVWLRDATGRAVPVESVMLDRIDFGPANFQNVRALVYDCSELSDHLGMQIDGVLGFTLFGNAKLTLDYPGRKVVMSSLQDDTPLRGSILPVTVHNDVPYVQLSLGSRSLVTLIDTGSDGALNLDPAGLDLEFASPPRSGTLIGTLHGNHRQIVARLDKSLSIGGYQLPQPIADLSGQLTSLGGDVLKHFEVTFDQSTNQVAFYCPSENMVIPSPPVVSAGLSFIKARAYWRINGVAPESPAEAAGFRVGDLVSRINGEPVETWDLERFRQLVDAGGTIQYSLIKGRDEETLAAATYVLVP; translated from the coding sequence ATGAACCTTCGCCGCAACGTTTGCCGCTCGTTGTTCGGCAGTGCCCTCGCACTGCTGCTCACGAGTTGCCAAACGGGGCCGCAAACCGGTTCAACCGGGACGATCGAGCTCGCCGCCATGCCCGTCATCGCCGGGCCGATCGCGAAGACCCGGGTCGAGTTGCCCATGCAGTTGGTCGGCGGATTGGTTGTGGTCGAAACCCAAGGCGAAGACGGACCGTGGCGCTTCCTCATCGATAGCGGCGCGTCGCGCACGCTCGTTTCGCCGGAGTTCGCCATCCGCTACGTCAGCCGGCCGGTGGATCCCAATCCGCCCAAAGTCTGGCTGCGCGACGCCACCGGTCGGGCCGTGCCGGTCGAATCGGTCATGCTCGACCGCATCGATTTTGGTCCGGCCAATTTTCAAAACGTGCGCGCGCTCGTTTACGACTGCAGCGAGCTCTCCGACCACCTGGGCATGCAGATCGACGGCGTGCTCGGCTTCACCTTGTTCGGCAACGCGAAGCTCACCCTCGATTACCCGGGACGCAAAGTCGTGATGTCTTCGCTCCAAGATGACACGCCCTTGCGCGGCAGCATTCTGCCGGTCACGGTGCACAACGATGTGCCCTACGTGCAACTGTCGCTGGGGTCCCGCTCCCTCGTCACCCTCATCGACACAGGCAGCGACGGCGCGTTGAACCTCGACCCCGCCGGCCTCGACCTCGAGTTCGCCAGCCCGCCGCGCTCCGGCACGCTCATCGGCACCCTGCACGGCAATCACCGCCAGATCGTCGCCCGTCTCGACAAGAGCCTCTCCATCGGCGGCTACCAGCTCCCCCAGCCCATCGCCGATCTGAGCGGCCAGCTCACCTCCCTCGGCGGCGATGTGCTGAAACACTTCGAGGTCACCTTTGACCAGTCGACCAACCAGGTCGCCTTCTACTGTCCAAGCGAAAACATGGTGATCCCGAGTCCGCCCGTCGTAAGCGCCGGCCTGAGTTTCATCAAAGCCCGCGCCTATTGGCGTATCAACGGCGTCGCTCCCGAGTCTCCAGCCGAGGCCGCCGGTTTCCGGGTCGGCGACCTCGTCAGCCGCATCAACGGCGAGCCGGTCGAAACGTGGGATCTCGAACGCTTCCGCCAGCTCGTGGACGCCGGCGGCACCATTCAGTATTCGCTCATCAAGGGCCGCGACGAGGAAACCCTCGCCGCAGCCACCTACGTGCTGGTCCCGTAA
- a CDS encoding MFS transporter, with protein sequence MGVIFLTLYIDLIGFSIIFPLVPDILQHYLGLEGSTGLLGSAVAATEWIAGLIGKDSNFAAVLLGGVLSSLYALLQFVFAPFWGAMSDQRGRRHVLTLTVAGTALSYVLWVVSGSFWLFVFARLLGGIFGGNISVATAAVADVTTREERAKAMGLVGAAFGLGLVTGPAIGAATAQINLLDHAPALARFGLHPFSVPALLSLVLSVINLLWIRARFDETLKAENRTDATAKIRLRHPLRAAAEIHSPAARRVNFIGFTFALAFCAMEFSLTFLGAERFGFTAAGNGIMLAYLGFWSILTQGMIVRRLLKKRSEISVLTTGLILATVGFALVGLSPNVPTLYVGLAILALGAGFVNPATSGLISLYSDANEQGRALGVFRSLGSLARAVTPIAAGVVFWIVSGTAVFGAAAALALGAWYIARTLPPPQK encoded by the coding sequence TTGGGAGTCATCTTTCTGACTCTCTACATCGACCTGATCGGGTTCTCGATCATCTTCCCACTCGTCCCGGATATCCTGCAACACTACCTCGGCCTCGAGGGTTCGACCGGATTGCTGGGCTCCGCCGTCGCGGCCACCGAATGGATCGCCGGTCTCATCGGCAAGGACTCCAACTTCGCCGCCGTGCTGCTCGGCGGAGTGCTGAGTTCACTCTACGCCCTGCTCCAATTTGTCTTCGCGCCGTTCTGGGGCGCCATGTCCGACCAACGTGGACGCCGCCACGTGCTCACCCTGACCGTGGCTGGCACGGCCCTGAGTTACGTGCTCTGGGTGGTGAGTGGTTCGTTTTGGTTGTTTGTGTTTGCCCGCCTGCTGGGCGGCATCTTCGGCGGCAACATTTCTGTAGCCACCGCCGCCGTCGCCGACGTCACCACCCGCGAGGAACGCGCCAAGGCCATGGGCCTCGTCGGCGCCGCCTTCGGTCTCGGTCTGGTCACCGGTCCCGCCATTGGCGCAGCCACCGCCCAAATCAACCTGCTCGATCACGCCCCCGCGCTCGCTCGCTTTGGCCTGCATCCCTTTTCGGTGCCGGCGCTGCTCTCGCTGGTGCTCAGCGTGATCAACCTGCTGTGGATCCGCGCCCGGTTTGACGAGACGCTCAAGGCAGAGAACCGCACCGACGCCACGGCGAAGATTCGCCTGCGCCATCCGTTGCGTGCCGCCGCGGAGATCCACTCCCCCGCCGCGCGCCGCGTGAATTTCATCGGGTTCACCTTCGCGTTGGCGTTCTGCGCGATGGAGTTCTCGCTCACCTTCCTCGGCGCCGAACGCTTCGGATTCACTGCCGCGGGCAACGGCATCATGCTCGCCTACCTCGGTTTCTGGTCGATCCTCACCCAGGGCATGATCGTGCGGCGCCTGCTCAAAAAGCGCTCCGAAATCAGCGTGCTCACCACCGGCCTTATCCTGGCGACGGTGGGTTTCGCCCTCGTCGGCCTCTCGCCCAACGTGCCGACGCTCTACGTCGGTCTCGCCATCCTCGCGCTGGGCGCCGGCTTCGTGAATCCGGCTACCTCCGGCCTCATTTCGCTCTACAGTGATGCGAATGAACAAGGTCGCGCCCTCGGCGTGTTTCGTTCGCTGGGCTCACTCGCACGAGCCGTGACACCTATCGCCGCCGGCGTCGTCTTCTGGATCGTGAGTGGCACCGCCGTCTTCGGCGCTGCCGCCGCCCTCGCCCTCGGGGCCTGGTATATCGCCCGCACCCTGCCACCGCCGCAAAAATGA